One part of the Prunus persica cultivar Lovell chromosome G5, Prunus_persica_NCBIv2, whole genome shotgun sequence genome encodes these proteins:
- the LOC18777053 gene encoding uncharacterized protein LOC18777053, which yields MSSSSSPNKRLKTLKPEIQSGKDPIQDDPQEIVSSYSSQSCAICYSNDEKAVRGEIDCCDHYFCFYCIMEWSKTESRCPLCRRRFTTIRRHRKAGVFARQRTFKVPLRDQVYHSHDHVLCDVCHLATDESLLLLCEMCDSAAHTYCVGLGHTLPDDDWFCQDCISTIENHVSSDSDDEEFIPTAVPSDLPSERGSNSHTTVVNRYMMRIPQTVIPVVPDGCTSITVEVTTPARTLPSVSNRPTDSVPSTLPNVSSRPNDSVASTLPSVADRPTESVANTLPSVAGRPTESVARTRPTESIARTLDRHRNVHTRVQALRENWNSFQSGLLSFPSNSSTSGYSCSQKHNNDVVFHERSGETQTSSSTSCQQLENRERCGSHDNDIDKAWKMMDIARSVQHAHEKCSSAVQFSELPAGRSSDSIKRTHHSCFGISGQAQSSSSTGCQRPTNQVDCGSDDIDKALKNVHIKTSSAVQLPKLLSREASASKEAMNVNSSVDILKSRQLGDWDRRRTEMEAYKCNSREKETIRHQSLKLEKERQFRGRAQEGVESSEGLSISSSPGLFESQFSGNLNRSTLLQRLANQASKNITDEQSGPACSSFYAKPELIASSSSKLDVQKRNIGGAENCVESMVRKYDDAKSEIKSLVKINLKLLSKDKRLEVDAFKEIAWRSTHAILAACGLEHPKSGMPSFPSLVCCHTEQFRQQHKSNLMPKSCRDCFYGFVKDVVSSIMAGSAKLS from the exons atgtcgtcttcttcttccccaaaCAAACGCCTGAAAACCCTTAAACCCGAAATCCAATCAGGAAAGGACCCAATTCAAGACGACCCCCAAGAAATTGTAAGTTCATATTCTTCTCAGAGCTGCGCAATTTGCTACTCCAACGATGAGAAAGCGGTCAGAGGCGAAATCGATTGCTGTGATCACTACTTCTGCTTCTACTGTATTATGGAGTGGTCTAAAACGGAATCACGCTGCCCACTTTGTCGAAGGAGGTTCACCACCATTCGTAGACACCGGAAAGCCGGTGTCTTTGCCCGCCAGCGAACCTTCAAGGTTCCCCTTCGCGATCAG GTTTACCATTCTCATGACCATGTTCTGTGTGATGTGTGCCACCTTGCGACAGATGAAAGTCTTCTGTTGCTTTGTGAGATGTGTGACTCAGCCGCTCATACATACTGTGTTGGACTTGGTCATACTTTACCAGACGATGATTGGTTCTGCCAAGACTGCATTTCTACGATTGAAAATCATGTCAGTTCTGATTCTGATGATGAAGAATTCATACCAACAGCTGTGCCATCTGACTTGCCCAGTGAACGAGGATCAAATAGTCATACCACAGTGGTTAATAGATATATGATGAGAATCCCTCAAACAGTCATACCTGTTGTCCCTGACGGGTGTACCAGTATTACAGTTGAAGTAACTACGCCAGCAAGAACACTACCAAGTGTTTCCAATAGACCAACTGACTCAGTTCCAAGTACACTACCAAATGTTTCCAGTAGACCAAATGATTCAGTTGCAAGTACGCTACCAAGTGTTGCCGATAGACCAACTGAATCAGTTGCAAATACACTACCAAGTGTTGCCGGTAGACCAACTGAATCGGTTGCAAGAACACGACCAACTGAATCAATTGCGAGAACATTGGATCGCCATCGCAATGTGCACACCCGTGTACAAGCACTTCGTGAAAATTGGAATTCCTTCCAAAGTGGTTTGTTGAGCTTCCCTTCTAATTCATCTACATCTGGCTACAGTTGTAGTCAAAAGCATAATAATGACGTTGTATTCCATGAAAGATCAGGCGAAACACAAACCTCATCGTCTACAAGTTGCCAGCAACTGGAAAATCGAGAGAGGTGTGGTTCACATGATAATGATATTGACAAGGCGTGGAAAATGATGGATATTGCAAGGTCAGTACAGCATGCTCATGAAAAGTGCAGCAGCGCAGTTCAGTTCTCAGAACTTCCTGCTGGCAGAAGCAGTGATTCAATTAAACGAACTCatcattcatgttttggtaTATCAGGTCAAGCGCAATCCTCATCTTCCACTGGTTGTCAGAGACCAACAAATCAAGTTGATTGTGGCTCAGATGATATTGACAAGGCATTGAAAAATGTTCATATAAAGACCAGCAGTGCTGTTCAGCTCCCAAAACTTCTTTCTAGGGAAGCGAGTGCCTCAAAAGAAGCAATGAATGTAAACTCAAGCgttgatattttaaaaagcCGACAACTTGGAGATTGGGATCGGAGAAGAACTGAAATGGAGGCCTACAAATGTAATTCTCGtgagaaagaaacaataagACATCAATCTTTAAAGTTGGAAAAGGAAAGGCAGTTCAGGGGTAGAGCTCAGGAGGGAGTAGAGTCTAGTGAAGGCCTTTCAATTAGTAGTTCACCAGGATTATTTGAATCTCAGTTTTCTGGGAACTTAAATAGGTCAACATTGTTACAGAGACTTGCAAATCAGGCTTCAAAAAATATCACCGATGAGCAAAGTGGGCCtgcttgttcttctttttatgCCAAACCAGAGCTCATTGCTTCGTCTTCCAGTAAACTAGATGTGCAGAAGAGAAATATTGGAGGGGCGGAGAATTGTGTGGAAAGCATGGTCAGAAAATATGATGATGCCAAAAGCGAAATCAAATCTCTTGTCAAGATCAACTTGAAGCTTTTAAGCAAAGACAAACGGTTAG AAGTTGATGCATTCAAGGAAATTGCATGGCGTTCCACGCATGCCATCTTGGCTGCATGTGGTTTAGAGCATCCAAAGTCTGGCATGCCTTCCTTTCCAAGCTTAGTATGCTGCCACACCGAGCAGTTTCGTCAGCAACATAAATCCAATTTGATGCCCAAGTCCTGCCGAGATTGCTTTTATGGTTTTGTGAAAGATGTAGTCAGTTCCATTATGGCAGGTTCTGCAAAATTAAGTTGA
- the LOC18776988 gene encoding UDP-glycosyltransferase 89B2 yields MTSSSTTTPNHATHVLVFPYPAQGHMIPLLDLTHQLANRGLTITILVTPKNLPFLQPLLSAHNHPNNSIQTLVLPLPSHPSLPAGFENVKDLPVHSFLAMMCALGQLHHSLLRWFTSHPNPPVAIISDMFLGWAHRLATQLGIQRLVFSPSGALALSVIDSLWHRLLKRDDPNDQNQVFLFPEIPNSPKYPWWQLSTVYRSYVEGDPDSEFIKDGFDANRASWGLVVNSFTELERVYLEHLKNELGHDRVWAVGPLLPPDNNDLSGPKQRGGSSSVSVDRIKSWLDACVEDHKVVYVCFGTQAVLTNRQMEALASGLEKSGVRFVWSVKGPTKGHAEGDYGAVPHGFDDRVAGRGLVIRGWAPQVFILRHRAVGSFLTHCGWNSVLEAVVAGVPMLAWPMGADQFSNATLLVDQLKVAVRVCEGAGSVPASDELARVVAESVCEKRVERERAVELRGAALEAIKEGGSSVKELDSLVDRLAALEIPAGSKNLQSMRNGN; encoded by the coding sequence ATGACCAGTTCAAGCACCACCACCCCAAACCATGCAACCCATGTCTTGGTGTTCCCATACCCAGCACAGGGTCACATGATCCCTCTCCTCGACCTCACCCACCAACTCGCCAACCGCGGCCTCACCATCACCATTCTCGTCACCCCCAAAAACCTCCCTTTCCTACAACCTCTCCTCTCCGCCCACAACCACCCTAATAATTCCATCCAAACCCTCGTCCTCCCTCTCCCCTCCCACCCCTCCCTCCCCGCCGGCTTCGAGAACGTCAAGGACCTCCCCGTCCACTCCTTCCTCGCCATGATGTGCGCCTTGGGCCAACTCCACCACTCCCTCCTCCGTTGGTTCACCTCCCACCCCAACCCCCCCGTCGCCATCATCTCCGACATGTTCTTGGGCTGGGCCCACCGCCTCGCTACCCAGCTCGGCATTCAGAGGCTCGTCTTCTCCCCCTCCGGCGCCTTGGCCCTCTCCGTCATCGACTCGCTCTGGCACCGCCTCCTCAAACGAGACGACCCCAACGACCAAAACCAGGTCTTCTTGTTCCCCGAAATTCCGAATTCCCCGAAATACCCCTGGTGGCAGCTCTCCACCGTCTACCGCTCCTACGTCGAGGGAGACCCAGATTCGGAATTCATCAAGGACGGCTTCGACGCCAACAGGGCCAGCTGGGGACTCGTCGTCAACTCGTTCACCGAGTTGGAGCGAGTTTATCTCGAGCATCTCAAGAATGAGCTGGGCCACGATCGCGTGTGGGCCGTTGGACCGCTGCTCCCGCCGGATAATAATGACCTATCCGGGCCCAAACAGAGGGGCGGGTCCAGCTCGGTTTCCGTAGATCGCATCAAGTCGTGGCTGGACGCGTGCGTAGAGGATCACAAGGTGGTGTACGTGTGCTTCGGGACTCAAGCCGTGTTGACCAATCGCCAGATGGAGGCGCTGGCGTCGGGATTGGAGAAGAGCGGAGTCCGCTTCGTGTGGTCGGTGAAGGGCCCCACGAAGGGACACGCGGAGGGAGATTACGGCGCTGTCCCTCATGGGTTCGACGATCGAGTGGCGGGGAGGGGTCTGGTGATAAGAGGGTGGGCACCGCAGGTCTTTATCTTGAGGCACCGAGCGGTGGGGTCGTTCTTGACTCACTGCGGGTGGAACTCGGTGCTTGAGGCCGTGGTGGCGGGTGTGCCGATGCTGGCGTGGCCCATGGGGGCTGACCAATTCAGCAACGCCACGTTGCTGGTGGACCAGCTGAAGGTGGCGGTTAGGGTGTGCGAGGGGGCGGGAAGCGTGCCTGCCTCGGACGAGTTGGCCCGAGTGGTGGCGGAATCGGTGTGTGAGAAGCGGGTCGAGAGGGAGCGAGCCGTGGAGTTGCGTGGAGCGGCACTCGAGGCCATCAAAGAAGGCGGGAGCTCGGTGAAGGAGTTGGATAGTTTGGTGGATCGTCTGGCTGCATTGGAAATACCGGCAGGTAGTAAAAATTTGCAATCGATGCGAAATGGAAATTAA
- the LOC18777432 gene encoding WD repeat and HMG-box DNA-binding protein 1, producing the protein MKVRSLKLREAHKATSSNGRPSFCSVLWDQQAYHVVTASSADPTIAIHDSLLPSSPPKLLQNHRDGVTALALSPNSTCLASGSEDHSVKLYKFPGGEFQTNITRFTLPIRALAFNKSGTLLAAAGDDEGIKLINTIDGSISRVLKGHKGSVTGLAFDPHSEYLASIDSTGTVIYWELQSGTTLHTLKGIAPNSGFDRSIMNVLSWSPDGNKLAVPGLRNDVVVYDRDTAEKLFSLRGDHTQPICFLAWSPNGKYIATSGLDMQVLIWDVNQKQDIDRHKFDERICCLAWKPIGNALAVIDCTGKYGVWESVTPSSMKSPTEDVPNQKLNNSNGLLLFDEEEGEELSTSGSLSDLGEDSHGESEPPSRKRLHKHSAYDNDLEEDGFDDLSLLPKVESHKKARRKHGESADNGKEGVSSKLTSVRPKMQVAFQPGATPLQPGKRRFLCYNMLGAITTIEHDGFSHIEIDFHDTSRGPRVPSMNDHFGFTMASLNENGSVFANPSKGEKNMSTLMYRPFRSWANNSEWSMRLEGEEVKVVALGTAWVAAITSLNFLRIFTDGGLQRHVLSLDGPVVTASGFMDELAIVTHASECLPSDEQMLEYRVLNITNGSQPLRGRLPLTPGSHLTWFGFSEEGQLSSYDSKGVLRVFTSQYGGSWLPLFSASKEKSDENYWVVGLNASKLFCIVCKRPDLYPQVIPKPVLTPLNFSFPLASSDLGADALENEFMLNNMHLVQVQKQIEVAGAGLDTTSLDDEAFNTEAAQDRCILKLIASCCNGDKLVRATELVKLLSLEKSVRGAIKLVTVLKLPNLAERFNNILEERLLNESKRALETTFPNSNCNASSITNDIAPSKTIFSTEQSKLPGNDIPLSSSKLSAPIFTKKAKTQEAKVGIEKTEEKQAAMASDLGKVKTTDGKNGAKVNNAGDMKKVGETSQAQSPAPSNDQEKVKKAEVTRRASNPFMKKLIK; encoded by the exons ATGAAGGTCCGATCGCTGAAGCTCCGAGAGGCCCACAAGGCCACGAGCAGCAACGGCCGCCCGTCATTCTGCTCGGTATTGTGGGACCAGCAAGCCTACCACGTCGTGACGGCCTCCTCCGCCGACCCCACAATCGCCATCCACGACTCTCTTCTCCCCTCCAGTCCTCCGAAGCTCCTCCAGAACCACCGCGACGGCGTTACTGCCCTAGCTCTCAGCCCCAACTCCACCTGCCTCGCCTCTGGGTCCGAAGACCACTCCGTCAAGCTCTACAAGTTTCCTG GTGGAGAGTTTCAGACTAATATTACCAGATTCACGCTGCCAATACGCGCCCTTGCGTTTAACAAATCAGGGACTTTGTTGGCCGCTGCTGGTGATGATGAGGGCATTAAGCTTATTAACACAATTGATGGTTCAATTTCAAGAGTTCTCAAAGGACACAAAGGATCTGTGACTGGCTTAGCTTTTGATCCCCACAGTGAATACTTGGCTTCTATTGATTCAACTGGGACTGTAATATACTGGGAACTTCAATCTGGAACCACATTGCATACCCTTAAGGGGATAGCTCCTAACTCTGGTTTCGACCGTTCCATCATGAACGTACTCAGCTGGAGTCCTGATGGAAACAAATTAGCTGTGCCAGGGTTGAGAAACGATGTGGTGGTGTACGATAGAGACACAGCTGAGAAGCTGTTTTCACTGAGAGGTGACCACACACAGCCTATTTGTTTCTTGGCTTGGTCACCTAATGGAAAATACATTGCCACTTCTGGTTTGGATATGCAGGTTCTCATCTGGGATGTCAATCAGAAACAGGACATTGACAGGCATAAGTTTGATGAGAGAATATGCTGCTTGGCGTGGAAGCCAATTGGCAACGCACTGGCTGTTATTGATTGTACGGGCAAGTATGGTGTGTGGGAATCGGTGACTCCTTCATCAATGAAGTCTCCCACTGAAGATGTTCCCaatcaaaaattaaataacaGCAATGGTCTGCTTTTGTTTGACGAAGAGGAGGGTGAGGAGCTTAGCACTTCTGGTAGTTTAAGTGATCTTGGTGAAGATAGCCATGGGGAATCTGAACCACCTAGCAGGAAGAGACTACACAAGCACTCTGCATATGACAATGATTTAGAAGAGGACGGTTTTGATGACTTGAGCTTGCTCCCAAAAGTTGAGTCCCATAAAAAAGCACGCCGTAAACATGGTGAAAGCGCTGATAACGGGAAAGAGGGAGTAAGCAGCAAATTGACATCTGTTAGACCAAAAATGCAGGTGGCCTTCCAGCCAGGCGCCACTCCTTTGCAACCTGGGAAAAGGCGTTTTTTGTGCTATAACATGCTTGGAGCTATAACTACAATTGAACATGACGGTTTCTCCCATATTGAG ATTGATTTTCATGATACAAGCCGAGGTCCAAGAGTTCCATCAATGAACGACCATTTCGGTTTTACCATGGCTTCACTAAATGAGAATGGAAGTGTTTTTGCAAATCCCTCCAAGGGTGAAAAAAACATGAGTACTCTCATGTATCGGCCATTTAGGAGCTGGGCAAATAATAGTGAG TGGTCTATGCGATTGGAAGGGGAAGAAGTGAAGGTTGTGGCACTTGGTACAGCTTGGGTAGCAGCAATTACGAGTCTTAACTTCCTCCGCATTTTCACTGATGGTGGTTTGCAG AGACATGTTCTCTCCCTTGATGGACCTGTGGTGACTGCATCAGGCTTCATGGATGAGCTTGCTATTGTCACTCATGCTTCTGAATGTCTTCCCTCAGATGAGCAG ATGCTTGAATATAGAGTACTTAACATAACTAATGGGAGCCAACCTCTTAGAGGACGTCTGCCTTTGACTCCTGGTTCACATCTAACATGGTTTGGGTTTAGTGAAGAAGGGCAATTAAGCTCCTATGATTCCAAG GGTGTGCTCAGAGTTTTTACAAGCCAATATGGTGGCAGTTGGCTCCCACTCTTCAG TGCTAGTAAAGAGAAGTCAGATGAAAATTATTGGGTGGTTGGGTTGAATGCAAGCAAATTGTTTTGTATAGTTTGCAAAAGGCCAGACTTATACCCGCAG GTGATACCCAAACCAGTCCTCACTCCGCTAAACTTTTCATTTCCGCTAGCATCCTCCGATCTAGGAGCAGATGCTCTTGAAAATGAGTTTATGCTGAACAACATGCACCTCGTACAG GTTCAAAAGCAAATAGAAGTGGCTGGTGCTGGTTTGGACACCACTTCACTTGACGATGAAGCTTTCAATACAGAAGCAGCTCAAGATAGATGTATCTTAAAGCTTATTGCATCCTGCTGCAATG GAGATAAGCTTGTGAGAGCCACTGAACTTGTGAAGCTTCTATCCCTGGAAAAATCAGTAAGGGGTGCAATTAAGCTTGTTACTGTTCTGAAGCTCCCTAACTTGGCTGAAAGGTTCAATAACATACTGGAG GAAAGGTTGCTCAATGAAAGTAAAAGAGCCTTGGAAACCACTTTCCCTAACTCAAACTGCAATGCATCCTCGATCACGAATGACATTGCACCCAGCAAGACAATTTTCTCTACCGAGCAGAGTAAGTTGCCAGGGAATGACATTCcattatcatcatcaaaacTGTCGGCTCCCATATTTACAAAGAAAGCCAAAACACAAGAAGCTAAGGTTGGGATagagaaaacagaagaaaaacaagctgCAATGGCTTCTGATCTTGGGAAGGTAAAAACGACAGACGGGAAAAATGGTGCAAAGGTGAACAATGCAGGAGACATGAAGAAGGTAGGGGAAACGTCTCAGGCACAATCACCTGCCCCATCAAATGATCAAGAGAAAGTGAAGAAGGCAGAAGTAACTCGACGAGCATCTAATCCATTCatgaagaaattgatcaaGTAA
- the LOC18777813 gene encoding uncharacterized protein LOC18777813: MSMAEVTFLHLHDPDDEPHQTLTLDPLPNWAHHDFDLYSSDLEFPPSDRSLRAHILTVHEDEDEDEDDLFSQYQSTIHVIRNNDVSEPSSISNPGLLEDRENQVNFVMDLFQQRVEQSQVTVRSVSVSEALNDDFSFGVIEGNCDCDCDVGIGGLDLDLSLGLGSGLDSRHCLDGDGIDDPDEDDFFVGRRVSGSESGEATSNLSRAEPFENCVRLVGFGSDSDEEDENGVIGIDLNSVDEHSAYHLPDDCDDDTSIPLCWDSLLLEDHRENNEDFEWEEVDSGGEEREVFSMFIDPDHTESGSVSVSVSTIFAPEEEVSVERIEPLESLEWEVLLNANNWETNPDAEPFNGGDHDDYIYTAEYDLLFGQFSENENASTGRPPAANAVVENLPSVVLTQEDVDNSNALCAVCKDDMNIGEQAKQLPCAHRYHGDCIVPWLRIRNTCPVCRHELPTDDAAYEGRRTQTHSVEGIRTQAHPLGVDYDEVFF, translated from the coding sequence ATGTCAATGGCAGAGGTCACCTTCCTTCACCTCCACGACCCAGACGACGAACCTCACCAAACCTTAACCCTAGACCCCCTCCCCAACTGGGCCCACCACGACTTCGACCTCTACTCCTCCGATCTCGAATTCCCGCCCTCCGATCGCTCCCTCCGCGCCCACATCCTCACCGTCCACGAAGACGAAGACGAAGACGAAGACGACCTCTTCTCCCAATACCAATCTACCATCCACGTCATTCGGAACAACGACGTCTCGGAGCCCAGTTCCATTTCCAACCCCGGTTTGCTGGAGGACCGCGAGAACCAGGTCAATTTCGTCATGGATCTCTTCCAGCAACGCGTCGAGCAGTCTCAGGTAACCGTTCGTTCCGTTTCGGTTTCTGAAGCTCTTAACGATGATTTCAGTTTTGGGGTTATTGAGGGGAATTGCGATTGCGATTGCGATGTGGGTATAGGTGGTTTGGACCTCGATTTaagtttagggttagggtCAGGCTTAGATTCTAGGCATTGTTTGGATGGTGATGGTATTGATGATCCTGACGAGGACGATTTCTTCGTGGGAAGGAGGGTTTCTGGGTCTGAATCTGGGGAGGCAACGTCTAATTTAAGTAGGGCTGAACCTTTTGAGAATTGTGTGCGGCTCGTTGGGTTTGGGTCCGATTCAGATGAGGAGGATGAGAATGGGGTTATTGGGATTGATTTGAATTCTGTGGATGAGCATAGTGCGTATCATCTTCCGGATGACTGTGATGATGATACAAGCATCCCACTTTGTTGGGATTCGCTTCTTTTGGAAGACCACAGGGAAAATAACGAAGATTTCGAGTGGGAAGAAGTTGACAGTGGCGGTGAGGAGCGAGAGGTCTTCAGCATGTTTATTGATCCCGATCATACTGAATCAGGATCGGTCTCAGTTTCAGTTTCGACAATATTTGCTCCTGAAGAGGAAGTGAGTGTGGAGAGAATTGAACCTTTGGAGAGTTTAGAATGGGAAGTTCTGTTGAATGCCAATAATTGGGAGACAAACCCAGATGCTGAACCGTTCAATGGGGGAGATCATGATGATTATATCTACACTGCAGAGTATGATTTGTTGTTTGGGCAATTCTCTGAGAATGAGAATGCATCAACGGGCAGGCCTCCGGCTGCCAATGCTGTTGTTGAAAATCTTCCCTCAGTGGTTTTGACTCAGGAAGATGTGGACAACAGTAATGCACTTTGCGCTGTTTGTAAGGATGACATGAATATTGGGGAACAAGCAAAGCAGCTGCCTTGTGCACATAGGTACCATGGTGATTGCATTGTGCCATGGCTGCGCATCAGAAATACATGTCCTGTTTGTCGACATGAATTACCTACCGATGACGCCGCGTATGAGGGCAGAAGGACCCAAACTCATTCTGTCGAGGGCATAAGGACCCAAGCGCATCCTCttggcgttgattatgatgaggtttttttttga
- the LOC18776807 gene encoding basic leucine zipper 43, with amino-acid sequence MEPNESKGPHYLTSHSIPTQSHPNPVHNLDSISLCSTRFFPLSHIHDFSPNTSSLSNETAFDEAGEQSINYERRLKRMISNRESARRSRMRKKKQIEELQYQVDQLHATNRQLSEKLIQLLEGNQQILQENAQLKERVSSLQILLADLITPLRNVGDVITTTTNGNRLRAEDSSTP; translated from the coding sequence ATGGAGCCAAATGAATCAAAGGGACCCCACTACTTAACTAGTCATTCTATCCCAACTCAATCCCATCCAAACCCAGTTCACAATCTGGATTCCATATCACTTTGCTCCACTAGGTTCTTCCCCCTCTCTCACATCCATGATTTCTCACCAAACACCTCTTCTCTTAGCAATGAAACTGCCTTTGATGAAGCAGGGGAGCAAAGCATTAACTATGAAAGGAGGCTCAAGAGAATGATATCCAACAGAGAGTCTGCAAGAAGGTCACGGATGCGCAAGAAGAAGCAGATTGAAGAGCTGCAGTATCAGGTGGATCAGCTCCATGCTACGAATCGCCAGCTCTCGGAGAAGCTCATCCAACTGTTAGAGGGCAACCAGCAGATCCTCCAGGAGAATGCTCAATTGAAAGAGAGAGTTTCTTCCCTCCAAATCCTCCTTGCCGATCTCATAACACCTCTGAGGAATGTGGGAGAtgtcatcaccaccaccaccaatgGCAATCGACTTAGAGCCGAAGATTCCAGTACCCCATGA
- the LOC18776517 gene encoding uncharacterized protein LOC18776517, whose product MASVPSPSSPPASPSSASSSDNSATEPISHSPPNPQVDAGVNNGVLNVDEKKPDISAYFDDLHSANHIEKFKKYEADYSRWLTAKYFSKKNLYGGNIFDEDMTIQDEIIKSSRWPCTRSYADPVQGFEEQSNSCSTTTIAETPSNISNGKHLAKKNS is encoded by the exons ATGGCGAGTGTGCCGTCTCCGTCGTCTCCTCCAGCCTCGCCGTCTTCTGCTTCCAGCTCCGACAACTCCGCCACTGAAcccatctctcactctcctCCAAATCCACAG GTTGATGCTGGGGTTAACAATGGGGTTCTCAATGTCGACGAGAAAAAGCCTGATATTTCTGCATATTTTGA TGATCTTCACAGTGCCAACCACATTGaaaagttcaagaaatatgaaGCTGACTACAGTCGTTGGTTGACTGCAAAATACTTCTCAAAGAAGAATCTGTATGGAG GCAACATCTTTGATGAAGATATGACAATCCAGGATGAGATTATTAAGTCAAGCAG GTGGCCTTGTACCCGATCATATGCAGACCCAGTGCAGGGTTTTGAAGAACAGAGCAACAGCTGTTCAACTACTACTATAGCCGAGACCCCATCTAACATCTCAAATGGGAAGCACCTAGCAAAGAAGAACAGTTGA